The Sneathiella limimaris region CGAGGGGCAGGATCTCCGCTGATCCGCCCGCTGACGCGATCTTTTGGGAGATGTCTTCAAGTGGTTCCACCCGCCGGCCAGACAGAATGACATGTGCGCCTGCCGCCGCCAACTTCAGCGCGCCCGCCGATCCAATCCCGGTGCCAGCCCCTGTTACCCATGTAATTTTTCCGGAAAGTGTCATGTCCCTGCTCCTCATTATTGGTTTTATTTTAGCGCCCTGAGGGAAAGCATAGGATGGAATGGCAGGCTTGTCGAATGGCAGAAGCGGTGCCATCTCAAGTCTAGAGGTTCAGCTTTGTAGAATTAGTCACAGTGGATTGAGGGCGGATCTGATAGGGTATCTATCAGACGTGTCGCATTTAACGGGCGGATGGAAATATATGCGGGTGTTTAAGGGGCGTGAGGGGATTGGATCAGAGATTGAGCAAACCCTTCTTGGTGCGGAGCAGCAGGGTCTGAAGCTGGCCATTAAAGGGCGGCTGATCGCGCTGGTGGTTGTTGGGCTTTGGATGGTGCCATCGCGCGGTGCTGATCGGGCCGCGGATATTATTCTAGCGCTGGTGGTTCTGGTGGCGCTGGGGCTTTTGCATTTCTTCCTCATTGGCTCGCGCTGGGACCGGAAATGGGTGAAATATGTCTTCATCACGGTGGATCTGGCGCTCCTTTCTGGTGCCATGGCCCTTGTCCCGCCGGAGCCGGGCCTTGACCTGCCGCAGATCTTCATCTTCCGCTTTGATGTGTTTCACTACTACTATGTGATCATTGCCGTGGCGGCGTTCAGCTTCTCCCCCGGGTTGGTGCTTTATTCAGGCGTTCTGGGGGCAATCGGGTGGCTCAGTGCCTTTTTATGGGTGCGAAGCGGGATTGAAAAACCGCTGGAGTGGGGGGATGCGCTGACGGAAGGGAGCAGCGACTATTTCTCGAAAATCATTTTGCATCCGGATTTTGTGGCGACCGGCAGCCGGGTGCAGGAGGCCATCATTTATCTGATGGTGGCGCTGCTGGTTGCAGTTGTCATGTACCGGGCCCGGCTGACGGTTCGCCGCCGATTTGAGGCGGAGCAGGATGTGGCGACGGTGACCAATCTTTTCGGCCGGTATGTGCCCGAAGCCGTTGCCCAGACCATGATCGAGGATAAAGGCGCCCTTGATCCGATTGAACGGCAGGCAACCGTGATGTTTGTCGATGTCGAAGGGTTTACGAGCCTGACCGAGGCAAAAGGACCTGGCGCCACAGTTGATATCCTCAATGCCTATTTCGATGCAGCGACAGAGATTATCAGTCGCCACGGGGGTATTGTGACCCAGTTTCAGGGAGACGGTATTCTGGCGGTTTTCAACGTCCCGATTGCGGTGGAGGATCATGTTGGTCACGCCTATCAAGCGGCGTCAGAGCTATTGGCGCTGGTCGAAAGCCGGGACTTTGCCGGGACCCGGTTTAACATCCGGATCGGGCTGACAACGGGCCCCGTTTTTGCCGGTAATATTGGCGGCGGCGGTCGTCAAAGTTATACGGTTTATGGGGATACGGTAAATCTGGCCTCCCGCCTTGAGGTATTGAATAAAACTCAAGGAACCCGCTTGCTCATCTCTCATTTTGCGGCGGCTCACCTGCCATCAGCAGTGTTAAGGTCCCTCGGCGCGGTG contains the following coding sequences:
- a CDS encoding adenylate/guanylate cyclase domain-containing protein yields the protein MAGLSNGRSGAISSLEVQLCRISHSGLRADLIGYLSDVSHLTGGWKYMRVFKGREGIGSEIEQTLLGAEQQGLKLAIKGRLIALVVVGLWMVPSRGADRAADIILALVVLVALGLLHFFLIGSRWDRKWVKYVFITVDLALLSGAMALVPPEPGLDLPQIFIFRFDVFHYYYVIIAVAAFSFSPGLVLYSGVLGAIGWLSAFLWVRSGIEKPLEWGDALTEGSSDYFSKIILHPDFVATGSRVQEAIIYLMVALLVAVVMYRARLTVRRRFEAEQDVATVTNLFGRYVPEAVAQTMIEDKGALDPIERQATVMFVDVEGFTSLTEAKGPGATVDILNAYFDAATEIISRHGGIVTQFQGDGILAVFNVPIAVEDHVGHAYQAASELLALVESRDFAGTRFNIRIGLTTGPVFAGNIGGGGRQSYTVYGDTVNLASRLEVLNKTQGTRLLISHFAAAHLPSAVLRSLGAVEIRGVAEPVEIYTHKTDGEG